TGGGTTGAGAGAAATTTTGCTTGCGGGTAGTGCTAACTGGTCATTTGCTGCGATCGCTCTTTTAGTTCAGTTTATCTTAATTATTTTTACCTACGGCTCTGGAGCGCCAGGGGGTTTACTAGTTCCCACCTTAGCCCTGGGAGCTGCCCTTGGTTACTTAGTGGGTGCTGTCGAACACAGTTTACTGGGAATGAGTGCTGCAACAGTCTATGCTCATGTCGGCATGGCTGCCTTTTTTAGCGCCGTTTCTAAGGTTCCAATTACAGCAGTTGTCATTGTATTTGAGATGACAACAGATTTCAATCTGGTGCTACCGCTAATGATTGCGTCTGTGGTTGCCTATTTAGTAGCAGAAAAAATTGACCATCGATCGCTCTACGACCTTTTACTAGAGTGGAAGGGGATTCACATCACCAAAGAGCCAAGCACAGAGGGGCTTCTAGCGCAACTGAGTGCCTTAGATGTGATGCAACGGCGTGTGGAAACTCTCTCTAGTCAAATGAGTACTGATGAAGCAGTGCAAGCATTTTCCCACTCTCACCATCGCAACTTCCCGGTTTTAGAGAATGGTAAAGTTGTTGGTATTGTCACTCAAAAAAATTTAGTTAATATTGCTTCAGAACAATTAGGCAAAGATACAACTATCGGCGAGATTATGACACCAGAGCCAGTGACAGTAACCCCCACGGCTACATTGGCTCATGTACTGCATATACTTAATCGTTATCATCTCAGCTGCTTACCCGTTACAGAAAATCGCAAGCTCATAGGAATTATTACTCGTAGTGATATTATCCGTGTAGAAGCAGAGCGACTCAGTGGTAATTCCCAACAAATAGAACGTAAATCAGCACCTTCTTATGTAGTTTACCAAACTCGCGCTCCAGCTACAGGCAAAGGACGATTATTAGTACCACTTTCACATCCTCAGACAGCCGAGACTTTATTGGAAATGGCAGTTGCGATCGCCAAAGATCGCAATTACGAAATAGAATGCCTACAAGTGATTATCGTTCCGTCTGGCCGCATCCCATCGGAAACACCAGTACAAATCAGCAAAAGTCTTCAACTTTTGCAACGGGCAATACTTTTAGGAGAGAATTCGCGGATTCCCGTTCACACCCAGATCCGAGTTGCCCATAATGTTGCTGGAGCAATTTTGGAGACTGTCAAAGAACGACACATTGACTTGGTGTTGATGGGATGGAAAGGCAGTACATCAACTCCTGGTAGAGTTTTTAGCCGAGTGGTGGATACCATAATTCGACAGGCAGGTTGTGATGTTATCTTGGCTAAATTAGATGATAAAAGATCCTTTGACCGTTGGTTGTTGCCAATGGCAGGCGGTCCTAACTCCAGCCAAGCAATTAAGTTATTACCTGCTCTTTCTTCTCTAAGTACATCGCCCCAAATCAAGCTATGTCAAGTTTTCCAGCCTACTAACTCGATTCTTGACACAACATTATTAGATAAATCTGTTCACTTTCTGCAACGCCGAGTTAGCGGTAAAGTGGTGGCTACTCCAGTTCGTGCCAATTCTGTTTCTGATGCTGTCCTTAAGTGTGCAGAACTTGATAACAGTGATGTGATTGTTCTGGGAGCTAGCCGTGAAAGCCTACTACAACAAGCAATTCAAGGAAATATTGCCGAGAATATTTCTCGCAAGAGTAATTGTACAGTTATCATGGTCAAAACTTAATTACATAGCCGCAACCCTACCCGTAGAGTATTACAAATGACAAATGACAAATGACAAATTACGAATTACGAATTACGAATTACGAATTACGAATTATCGGCAAGTATATAGTAAAAGTTGCCCCTTGATTTGATGTGCTGCTGGCGATAATACTGCCTTGATGGGCTTCAATAATCCGCTTGGAAATTGCTAACCCCAGACCATTACCGCTACCTTTGCGTGCGGGGTCTGTTGTATAAAATTGCTCAAAAATTCTGGGTAAATCACCCTCTTTTATCCCTTTTCCCTGGTCTTGAATTTGAATAATAGCTTGTTTGCCTTGGCTGTATCCAGAAATAGATACTTGAGAATTGGCTGGTGAGTGCTTAATCGCATTATCCAACAAATTAAGGATCGCTTGTAATAACCGCTCTGGATCGCCCTGAATCATTAGGTTTCCGACGTTAACCTGTGTAGAAATTCCCAAAGATAGCATTCGCGGTTCTAGTGCATTAACAGCACGGTTAATTAATCCATGCAACGAGATGGGTTGCTTTTCTAGTTCAAAAACTCCTGCTTCCAAACGTCCTAAATCCAGCAAGTCATGAATCAATCGTGATAAACGCTTGGTTTCGTTTTCGATAGTTTGGAAAAAGCGATCGCGTAATTCTGGTTCTTCAGATGCTCCTGCTTTGAGTGCGTCTACTGTCACCTGAACGTTACTGATAGGGGTACGCAGTTCATGGGAGACATTGGCTAAAAACACCCGTCGCTCTTTGTCTAAGGAAGCTAACCGCTCACTCATGCGGTTGAGTTCTGCTGCCAATTGATCCAACTCATTGTTTTCATGGATCGTTAGTTTATCGCCAAAATGACCGCCACCCAAGCGAATAGCAAAATTCTGCATAATCTCAATCGGTTTTGAGAGACTGCGAGCGAATCGACTGCTAATTAACGCACATAGTAGAATTGTTACTGCTAGCGTTCCCAAAATACTCCAAATTACCCTAGCAAACTGTCGCTGGAACTGCTCCAAAGTCATAGACATTCGGATTACGCCCAACAATTGACCGTTACGCTCAATAGGTCTGGTAATGTAGAGGCGATCGCTATTTGATAAAACGCCTTTGGCAACACCTTGTTTTACACGATGTTGTAGAGCTTCCCGTATTCCCGGAACCTGAGACCAATCTTTAACTTGACTATCTAACCTTGGGTCAGAAGTGGCTAATAAACTGCCTTGTGGATTAAAAACACGTAGGGTTATAGTTTGTGGTGCGCCATACCGTTGCACCAGCACCTTTACCTGTTTAATATCTTTTTCTTCTAGTCGATCTGCCACACTTTCACTTAACGCACTCGTCCAGTTATCCAAATCTACTTGTCGCGATCGCATAAAATAATCATGGAACGACCAAAGGATATAACCTGCCATCAGTGACGTTCCAAAAGCTGTTAGCATCAGGTATCTACCTAACAACTTGGCATAAATTGTATTTAATTTAATCCCAGGTATCCAGCCTCTCATGAAGGCTGCTCCCCGGAACGACGACGCAATACTGCTTTGATACGTGCTAGTAGTTCGCGGGTGTTAAACGGCTTAGTAATATAATCATCTGCACCTGCTTCTAACCCCCAAATTTTATCAATATCCTCATCTTTAGCTGTAAGCATGACAATAGGTACATTGGAAAATGCTCGAATCCGCCAGCAAACTTCCATACCGTCAACTTCCGGTAACATCAAATCAAGCAAAATTACATCTGGTACTTGCTTGTGAAACTGTTTGATTGCACTATGTCCATCGGCGGCTGTAGTTACCGTGTAACCTTCTTTTTGTAGTGTATAGGTGAGACTCTCGCAAAGAGCCGCTTCATCATCTACAAGTAATACGTGTGGCATTGTTGATTTTAAATTAGCGTGAGTTTTTTATAATTATATGTTGTATAAACAGATATACTTTTGACATATTTCTCTCGGAGTTAATTTGTTAAATGGTAAAGACGAAACCCTTATAACCAAGGAAATTTAAGTTTAGTCATGAATGCTTAATTTAGTCTTGATTATTACTGTTCCCTGTTGGGGAAATTTTATCGTAAAACTTGTTCCGCCTCCTACTTCGCTATCTACATAAATTTCTCCATGATGTATTTCTAAACACTTTTTAACCACAGCAAGTCCTAGTCCACTGCCAACAATCTTGCCTACATTATTAGCACGATGAAAAGGCTCAAATAAATGCTCTTGAAATTCGCAAGGAATCCCTATCCCATTATCTTTAACCTGGAAAAATATTGCGGAGGATTCACAACTAAGAATTAAAAAAATACTTTCCTCTGGAGGTGAATATTTAATTGCATTTGAGAGTAAGTTACTCAGAACCGAATACAGTATATTTTCGTCTAATTTGGCATGAGTACAGTTCCCTTGGCTGATAAATTTAATAGTATGCTGTTGTTGATTAGAAAATTGGAAGTCTTCGATCAAATTAATGCAAAATGCTTCCAAATCTATCAGTTCTGGATGAAATTCTAATTTCCCAGCTTCTGCCCTAGTCAAAGTTAAAATATCGGTTAGTAACTGGTTAATTGACCTAGCTGAAGATTGAATGCGATACAGATTTTTAAGTTTCTTCTCTTCCGTCCACTGCTGATTACTTTGAGCCAGTAGTTGAGCCGACCCCAATATAATACTCAATGGTGTACGAAATTCATGGGATACCATTGAAAAAAATCGTAACTTCAATTCACTAAGTTCTTTTTCTTGAGCTAAAGTCTGTTGAATAGCTTCTGCTTCTTGGCGCTTTACTAATTGTTGATAAAGCAAAGCATAAACGCCTAATAAAATGGCAAAACTCAAGAAAGTACCGAGGAATTCAATCAACATCCGGTTGCGGATATTGTCTTGGGAATGTCTGACCGAGATTTGTAATAACTGTTCCTCCCTAGCTTGCATTTGAGTAAGCATTTCGCGAATTTGATTACGGTTTTGGTTGCTTTGAGTAAGTAGAGGTGCTTGAATAGCAAAGCTTGATTTACCTACTTCTTTGAGGTTAATCGACTGTTTAGATAATTGAACTCTTTGAGCAATGAGGAATTTTAGCTTCGTTATTTGCTGCTGTTGATAAGAGTCATCAGCAAGTTGTTGCTGCAATTTTTTAACTTTGGCATCCAGGCTTTGCATTGCCTGATAGTAACGTTTGAGTTCTGATTGCTCTCTATATAGGATATAACCTCTGCGTCCTGCTTCTGCATCGGTTAGTGTAGCAAAGATGTCAATAACATTTTTCATTACCTCATGTGTGTCCTTCACTTGATTGCTACTTGTAATTAACTGAGTAGCGTTCTGGTAAGAAATCATACTAGCTGCACCCATTAATAATAAGCTCAAGCCAAAGCCAGAGGTTATCCATTTCCTTTCCAGCGACCATTTCATAGAAAAAATTAATTAATCATTAATGGTTCAGAGTCCATATCTTATCCAAGACCTTACATCAAAGTAAAGATTTTTCCAATAAAAGCAATAAAAGCTTAGTTCATAATTACTTGTATTACTAACCGATTTTTACCCGATTTTTGCCCTTTATCTCCACAGCTATTTGTTAAAATACTTTTAAAATCAACTCCTTCTGCAATTGTGCATCACATTAAGTATTCTTCAAATAAATTTAACTGTTTATTTGGAGAAATTTTATTTTCTTTATATTTATATAGGTAAAACCAAGATTTAATAATTGAGGAAATCAAATTGCCGTGTCATCCTTTAAAACTTTTGCAGAGAAACAATCACAAGTTCAGACTTTACCTACTTCTGAGTTTTTGAAAAAGGTCGGTCAAGTAACTGGTGGCACACTCCTATCAATTACTATGCTATCAAGCTCCGTGCTGGCTGGAGGGTTAGTTGGTTTAGCCATTAGTTTCCGCGATTTACCAGATGTTAGACAACTACGAAGCTTTGTACCTTCAGAAACAACTTATATCTATGATATTAAAGGCAAGCTTTTAACACGTATACATGGGGAAGCTAATCGCCAAGTAGTGCCTTTAGATCAAATTTCCCCAAATTTAAAACGAGCTGTATTAGCTAGTGAAGATAGTCGCTTTTATGAGCATCATGGTATTAATCCCGGTGGTATTGGACGCGCTGCATTAGTCAATTTTGCATCTGGGGAAGTGCGAGAGGGTGGTTCTACAATCACCATGCAGTTAGTGAAAAATATTTTCTTATCTCAAAAACGTGCTTTTACCCGAAAAATAGCAGAAGCAGTATTAGCAATTCGCTTAGAGCAAGTTCTTAGTAAAGATGAAATATTAGAAATGTACCTCAATCAAGTTTACTGGGGTCATAATAACTATGGTGTTCAGACAGCAGCACGCACTTATTTTAAAAAATCAGCACAAAATTTGAATCTGGGCGAATCAGCAATGATGGCGGGTTTAATTCAAGCTCCAGAAGAATTTAGCCCGTTTGTCAGCATGAAGCTGGCAAAACAAAAACAAAAAGAAGTATTGGGGCGAATGTTAGACCTGAATTGGATTAGCCAACAAGAGTATAATGATGCCCTCAAACAAAAAATTAAACTTGGTCAAATTAGGTCATTTCAAGGTAGCGCTTTGCCTTATATTACCAACACCGTAGCTCAGGAATTAATTAAAAAGTTTGGGCGTGAAACATTGCTCAAAGGAGGAATGCAGGTACAAACTACAGTAGATACTAGCTTCCAAATGATGGCAGAAAAAACTATTAAGAAGTGGCATCAAACCCTTGAACGTCAGGGATTAAATAATAATCAAATGGCTCTAGTGGCAATTGATCCTCGCACACATTTTGTTAAAGCACTAGTGGGTGGTGTAGATTCAAAAACTAGCGAATTTAATCGAGCAACTCAAGCCCACCGTCAGCCAGGATCTTCTTTTAAGCCGTTTGTTTACTATACTGCTTTTGCTAGTGGTAAATTTACACCACGTACAACAATCCTAGATACTCCGGTTAGTTACCGTGATGGTAACGGTTGGTATTCTCCCCGAAACTACGATAATAGCTTTATGGGAGCAATACCAGTTCGCACTGCTCTGGCTCTGTCTCGTAATATTCCTGCAATCAAGATTGGCAAAGCTGTGGGTATGAATAAAGTTATTGAAACTTGCCGTACTTTGGGAATTATGAGTCCAATGTTACCTGTGAGTTCTTTACCACTAGGTGCAATCGGTGTGACACCGCTAGAAATGGCTAGTGCTTATGCGACTATTGCTAATTACGGCTGGCGATCGCCTCCAACGATTATTGCCCGTGTTACTGACGGTAGTGGCAATGTGTTAATAGATAATACTCCTCAACCTCAGCGAGTGCTTGACCCTTGGGCATCAGCAGCAACTTTAGACGTGATGCAAACAGTAGTTAGAGAAGGAACTGGTAGAGGTGCAGATATAGGTCGTCCAGTTGCAGGAAAGACGGGTACAACCTCTTCAGAAAAAGATATTTGGTTTATTGGTACAGTACCGCAGTTAACAACTGCCATTTGGGTAGGGAGGGACAACAACCGACAATTATCTAGCCACGCGACAGGCGGAGGTATGGTTGCTCCTATTTGGCGTGATTTTATGCAGAAGGCACTCAAAGATGTACCAGTAGAAAACTTCCAGCCACCTTCTAATTTTCCTCGTCCGAAATCAAATTAAAAATGTTCTAAGCTGAAACGCATTTAATTTTTCCAGATGAAAACCTCACAGCAAGTATTCAGAACTTTATACCTCATTGCTTCACTACTAGGTATTCTCAACTTTTGATAAACGCCACTCAGTTGAACACGTTCTGGTGGTTGATGCAAGGTTGCACAGCATCTTTGCACTGCCGCTTGATATTCACGCCATTGCTTACGAATGGCTATACTAGTGACATCATTACCTAAGTCTTCAAATTTTAGCCCAGCCCGACTAAGCCAAATTTCCACGTCAGTTGTTTCACCAAAAGGTTCGGAAAAAAGATTATTGTTAAACATTGTTACAATATTTACCTTTTTATATATAGTACATAAGTTCCATTTGTTGACGTTTAGACCGTCTTTCCCAAAGGTCTTGGAGGGAATGCTTTTGAAAAACGAAGTTAGCTGCTTGACAGGCTTCTTGCCAAACCTCTTCCACTATGCTCGATTCCATAGTGTCAATAGTTGTATTGTTGGCAGGTGCATCAATTTCTACTCCCTCTATGGCAGTCAAAACATCTAAAACTGTGATTTTTCGGGGGTCACGTGCTAAGATATAACCGCCCTTAGCGCCACGTATGCTATTAATTAAACCTTGACATCTTAATGTTGCCAATAGTTGTTCTAAGTAGCGATTTTGTATGCCTTTTAGCTCTGCTATTTGTTTAATTTGCATTGGATCGCCATTCTGGTAGGAATCTACCAATGCCAACATCGCTAGAAGTGAGTATTCAAATTTATTTGGTAGTCTCATCAGGCTAGATACTATACAAGCTTTTAAACTTGTAATTCTATCTAAACTCTAAAGTAATAAAGTAATATGAGCTATTTCGATTTTTTTTCAAAAAGATAAACAAGAATGATTGACAAAATAGTAATTTAAAGGTATGCGTGTGAGTTTTCAACTTCTAACATTGTTCTAATAAACTCTTGAAGTTATTAAAGAAAGTATTGTACTAACTATTATTTTTTCCTTGCACCCTTCGCCTTCTGCTCCCTCGGCTTTAACAGCTTGTCATAAGAGAGACAGGAGTATCTATTCTTTGTACAAGAGTAACATAAGTAATACTAAGCCAACTTAGACCTATCTAAGAATATTTTCCAATGAGACTGTAAATTAGCCCAGCCAGTACAATTAGAGTCACAATTACATAGGTATAATCTTTGAGTCGAACAAAGGCTAACAGAGAAAAAACAACTCTCATAACTGGAGTAGCAATCAGTAGCAGTAGTCCTAGTTGAATAATGCCCCGGTTACGACCTGATAATATTGATGTTTTTACCCCGGCTGGAGTGCGAAACTCTGCTGGTTCTCCCCGAAAAAACTGGTAATTAGGAACCTCAGTCCCGTGGCGAATTAAGTACAAAATTCCACCCGTTAGAACCAGAACGCTAGCAAGGATGACCCCGACTCTTAACAGATTGCCAATAAATTGCTCAAAACGCTGCTCAAACTTAGTACGTCTGTTTAGAACCATTTTAAAGCCTCCCAGTTAGACCTTTGTAGATCATTTCCAGCGCCAGTACCAAAATCACACCACTGAAAATATTCCGCAAAAGTTGTACCCTGGCTCTGACAAGTACTCGCGCCCCCAATACAGCACCGCACAGTACTCCCAACATCACTGGCATTGCTAATCCGGGGTCGATATAACCTCGGTTTAGATATATTCCTGCACTAGCTGCTGCTGTTACTCCAATCATGAAATTGCTGGTAGTTGTGGAAACTTTGAATGGAATATGCATTATTTGATCCATTGCCAGCACTTTGAGCGCTCCCGAACCAATACCTAGCAAGCCGGAAAGTACACCAGCTATAAACATTAGCCCAAATCCAAAGGGAACACCACGCACGTTGTAAGATTGTTCTCCCGTAGAAGTTGGATAAGTACTATTTAGCTTCAAGCGTGTTGCCAGGGGATCTGGCGGTAAATTATCGATGTTTTCGGAGTAGGGTTTACGAGATAGGTACGCACTATAAAGTAAAACAATCCCAAACACAATAGCGATCACTCCAGTAGAAATCTTCGCTGCCACAACTGCTCCAGCTACAGCGCCGAAGGTTGTTGCTATTTCTAGGAACATCCCTAGCCGCATATTAGTGTAACCTTCCTTTACATAAGCAGAAGCTGCTCCACTAGATGTAGCAATCACAGATAGTAAAGAAGCACCAATCGCATAGTGGAGATCCACTCCACAAACTACAGATAAGAAAGGAACAATTACTACGCCACCACCCAAGCCTGTCAAGGCTCCTAAAAATCCAGCGCTTAAAGAGCCGAACCATATTAATAGCGAAAAATCCAGAGTATTCAAGGTTTATTCTCCACTATTTGGTTTTATGGGTTAATACACCAATTAGTTTCACACTGGTTAGTTGGTTTTACTTTATATTTTTTCATTTCTAAAAACAAATATTTTTTCTTATTAATTGAATAAAAGTTTTTAATCATATTGTATATATAAGCATTGAAAAAACTGTCAAAATGACAAATTGTTTATAGTTTATTCCACTAAATTTTTAGCAAATTTATAAAACAGATATTTCACCAGCTAAACTACTGTAAAACTAGCAAAATATAGTAGTTTTTTGAACGTCACATTTATGCCATAACTTGGTCATAACTCTGTCATAACTATGTCACAGATGGCTGTTATTGTGGATGTTTTCTTAACAGATATTCTCTACATTCGATCGAATATGCTCTTTTTTATAGTCTTAAGTACAGTTTGCAGTAAAGCTGGTGAAGTAAATACAAGTAAGAGTTTCTGATTGTTGGCATCTTATTGATGAGGCTGATTTATAAGAATTTACAAGTCGAATTATAAGACTGAAGAATTTAGCATAGCAAATAACGTAATCCCATATTAGAGAGGAATAAATTATGCTTGAGTTATTAGGTTCAGGCTTAGTAACGCTGTGGCTACAAAAAGCTGGAATCCAAATCAATTATTTAGATGCTTTAGATGCACTAGCTTGGCAAATTAGTCCTAGCTTGGTTCTTGCCTCAGATCCAAATCCATCTGGAAACACTACAGTGCAAGAATATCTTCAGAAGCTAATAGCATCAAAACTGATAGCACAGAATTTGAAAGAAAACCAAGGGGTTTGGATACAGTCAGGGCCAATGCTTATGGCTAATCACCAAGGCACAACACCTCTGCCAGCTGCCTCTTTAACCAAAATTGCTACTTCATTAGTTGCTTTCAAAACCTGGGGACCAGATCACCAATTTGAGACTTTGGTAAGTGCCACTGGGCCGGTAGTAAATGGGGTATTGGAAGGTGATTTAGTCATAGCTGGTGGTGGAGATCCAATGTTTGTTTGGCAGGAAGGAATAGCTTTAGGAAATACTCTCAATCAAATAGGCATCAAACAAGTAAAGGGAAATTTGGTAATTACTGGTAACTTCGCCATGAATTTCCAGCGTTATCCATTCTTGGCAGGTCAAATGCTCAAACAAGCACTAAATTATGCCACATGGAACCGCTCTGTTATTTTCCAATACTCAACTATGCCCAAGAGAACACCAAAGCCACAAGTCATAATTACGGGTACTATTAAAGTAAATTTACAATCTACTCCCCAACAAACTTTGTTAGTGCGTCCTGAAGGGGCGACATGAAGCCTATAAAGCTGACTGTATAAGCTTCATAGCTCTCATCCCTTGTAAATAATTCTCTAGTTTATGACGACTTAATCGCATTAAATCTTGAACTAAACTCCAACAATCACCAATGAAATTAACCCAGTTCTGTGCATAAAGACCGATATAAAAGTTACTATGCCTTCTGTGAGAACGTCCATATTCTTTGGGACGTGCCACATATTTTGCAATTCCTTTACTCTTAATATTCTGACCTTGTAATGTAGCAATAGTGTAAGCTAATGAGATGATTAAAACTAAAGCAATAAACCGCTTACCTTCCACATTTGTCTTCTCTAAATTGTAACCGCCACTTTTAAAATCTCTAAACATCTCTTCTATATCAAAGCGCTTTTGATATGCCGGAATCGCCGTTATTTTACTATTCATGTTAGTTAAAATAAACCATCCTTCTTTGGCTTTGTTTTGACGGTAATTCTTTTTCCATTTGCAAGCCACATTAAATCCCTTCACTTGTTTAGTTTTTGTTAGCGTTGCATCTGATACAAAAAAAGATGTTCCTGGTTTTAAACCTAAATCTTTTATTTCGCACCATAAATGAGCTTTCAACTCAATATTCTCATTTTTCTTGAGTCTCAAACAAAACTCAAACCCTTGTTCATCAAGCCATTTCCGCCAAGCTCACTGAACAAAACTCTCTATCTCCTAACACTACCGTTTTATAGTTTTTAAATAAGGGAATTATCTTTGATAATGCCTTAGTTTGTTCTGATAAGTTACTACTACCTAATTTTGCTAAAAGCTTAAAGTATATCGGTATAGCTCTTTTTTGAAAAATTACACTAATCATTAGTAGATTTTTTCTTTTCCAATTCGTCCTATCAATTGCTAAATAGATTCGGTGATTTCCGAGGAAAGTTTGAGCTAACCATCGTTCAATTATGGGAAACCATAATTCTTCTATATTCAATATTGGTAATGATAGAAACCTTTGTAACTTCTTCCGTCTCGACTGGCATTGAATGAATAATGGTCGCGACTCTGATATTTTCTCTAGTTTCACATCTTTGATATTTTGTACTACGTTAATCACCAGCGTCAGAAATATTAATTCGGACTGTGAAAGTAAACTTTGTAGATGCTTCTGGTATAATTCAGGTAATATTTTCAACAGATAGGTCTTATTGACAATACTGACCTATCTTTTTTTACCATAATTCGCTCAACTTAATACAGCACAAAGGCTTTCGGGTGCTTGTCCCCCCTTCAGTAGTGCGTCACCAGTCTTTGCCTTTACAACAACTGATCAAGGAGATGAACGTTTTTAGTAATAATGACATGGCAGAGATGTTAGCAGA
The Nostoc punctiforme PCC 73102 genome window above contains:
- a CDS encoding chloride channel protein — encoded protein: MLARGKILWLRLSRQLVQPRRLAFVEACLIGLVSGLAAVLLGQAVDWAGAWRVHLSYHWSAYLVLPGIGLAGGLLAGWLVEHFAPEASGSGMSEVKAVLARVPMPLNLRIALVKLIGATLVLGSGMPLGREGPTVQIGAALANQLSNWAPTSPEHRRQLIAAGAGAGLAAAFNAPIAGVLFVVEELLQDVSGITLGTAILASFIASVISRLYGSHNLDLNHLNLGLPDTTFFAQEIPFYLILGVLAGLLGILFNKGILKSLAINRRLLHVSLPWRIGIAGLVSGLAIALLPATFRDHAGLREILLAGSANWSFAAIALLVQFILIIFTYGSGAPGGLLVPTLALGAALGYLVGAVEHSLLGMSAATVYAHVGMAAFFSAVSKVPITAVVIVFEMTTDFNLVLPLMIASVVAYLVAEKIDHRSLYDLLLEWKGIHITKEPSTEGLLAQLSALDVMQRRVETLSSQMSTDEAVQAFSHSHHRNFPVLENGKVVGIVTQKNLVNIASEQLGKDTTIGEIMTPEPVTVTPTATLAHVLHILNRYHLSCLPVTENRKLIGIITRSDIIRVEAERLSGNSQQIERKSAPSYVVYQTRAPATGKGRLLVPLSHPQTAETLLEMAVAIAKDRNYEIECLQVIIVPSGRIPSETPVQISKSLQLLQRAILLGENSRIPVHTQIRVAHNVAGAILETVKERHIDLVLMGWKGSTSTPGRVFSRVVDTIIRQAGCDVILAKLDDKRSFDRWLLPMAGGPNSSQAIKLLPALSSLSTSPQIKLCQVFQPTNSILDTTLLDKSVHFLQRRVSGKVVATPVRANSVSDAVLKCAELDNSDVIVLGASRESLLQQAIQGNIAENISRKSNCTVIMVKT
- a CDS encoding ATP-binding protein, producing MRGWIPGIKLNTIYAKLLGRYLMLTAFGTSLMAGYILWSFHDYFMRSRQVDLDNWTSALSESVADRLEEKDIKQVKVLVQRYGAPQTITLRVFNPQGSLLATSDPRLDSQVKDWSQVPGIREALQHRVKQGVAKGVLSNSDRLYITRPIERNGQLLGVIRMSMTLEQFQRQFARVIWSILGTLAVTILLCALISSRFARSLSKPIEIMQNFAIRLGGGHFGDKLTIHENNELDQLAAELNRMSERLASLDKERRVFLANVSHELRTPISNVQVTVDALKAGASEEPELRDRFFQTIENETKRLSRLIHDLLDLGRLEAGVFELEKQPISLHGLINRAVNALEPRMLSLGISTQVNVGNLMIQGDPERLLQAILNLLDNAIKHSPANSQVSISGYSQGKQAIIQIQDQGKGIKEGDLPRIFEQFYTTDPARKGSGNGLGLAISKRIIEAHQGSIIASSTSNQGATFTIYLPIIRNS
- a CDS encoding sulfite exporter TauE/SafE family protein; the encoded protein is MNTLDFSLLIWFGSLSAGFLGALTGLGGGVVIVPFLSVVCGVDLHYAIGASLLSVIATSSGAASAYVKEGYTNMRLGMFLEIATTFGAVAGAVVAAKISTGVIAIVFGIVLLYSAYLSRKPYSENIDNLPPDPLATRLKLNSTYPTSTGEQSYNVRGVPFGFGLMFIAGVLSGLLGIGSGALKVLAMDQIMHIPFKVSTTTSNFMIGVTAAASAGIYLNRGYIDPGLAMPVMLGVLCGAVLGARVLVRARVQLLRNIFSGVILVLALEMIYKGLTGRL
- a CDS encoding ATP-binding protein, with amino-acid sequence MKWSLERKWITSGFGLSLLLMGAASMISYQNATQLITSSNQVKDTHEVMKNVIDIFATLTDAEAGRRGYILYREQSELKRYYQAMQSLDAKVKKLQQQLADDSYQQQQITKLKFLIAQRVQLSKQSINLKEVGKSSFAIQAPLLTQSNQNRNQIREMLTQMQAREEQLLQISVRHSQDNIRNRMLIEFLGTFLSFAILLGVYALLYQQLVKRQEAEAIQQTLAQEKELSELKLRFFSMVSHEFRTPLSIILGSAQLLAQSNQQWTEEKKLKNLYRIQSSARSINQLLTDILTLTRAEAGKLEFHPELIDLEAFCINLIEDFQFSNQQQHTIKFISQGNCTHAKLDENILYSVLSNLLSNAIKYSPPEESIFLILSCESSAIFFQVKDNGIGIPCEFQEHLFEPFHRANNVGKIVGSGLGLAVVKKCLEIHHGEIYVDSEVGGGTSFTIKFPQQGTVIIKTKLSIHD
- a CDS encoding transglycosylase domain-containing protein yields the protein MSSFKTFAEKQSQVQTLPTSEFLKKVGQVTGGTLLSITMLSSSVLAGGLVGLAISFRDLPDVRQLRSFVPSETTYIYDIKGKLLTRIHGEANRQVVPLDQISPNLKRAVLASEDSRFYEHHGINPGGIGRAALVNFASGEVREGGSTITMQLVKNIFLSQKRAFTRKIAEAVLAIRLEQVLSKDEILEMYLNQVYWGHNNYGVQTAARTYFKKSAQNLNLGESAMMAGLIQAPEEFSPFVSMKLAKQKQKEVLGRMLDLNWISQQEYNDALKQKIKLGQIRSFQGSALPYITNTVAQELIKKFGRETLLKGGMQVQTTVDTSFQMMAEKTIKKWHQTLERQGLNNNQMALVAIDPRTHFVKALVGGVDSKTSEFNRATQAHRQPGSSFKPFVYYTAFASGKFTPRTTILDTPVSYRDGNGWYSPRNYDNSFMGAIPVRTALALSRNIPAIKIGKAVGMNKVIETCRTLGIMSPMLPVSSLPLGAIGVTPLEMASAYATIANYGWRSPPTIIARVTDGSGNVLIDNTPQPQRVLDPWASAATLDVMQTVVREGTGRGADIGRPVAGKTGTTSSEKDIWFIGTVPQLTTAIWVGRDNNRQLSSHATGGGMVAPIWRDFMQKALKDVPVENFQPPSNFPRPKSN
- a CDS encoding DUF1634 domain-containing protein, which translates into the protein MVLNRRTKFEQRFEQFIGNLLRVGVILASVLVLTGGILYLIRHGTEVPNYQFFRGEPAEFRTPAGVKTSILSGRNRGIIQLGLLLLIATPVMRVVFSLLAFVRLKDYTYVIVTLIVLAGLIYSLIGKYS
- a CDS encoding response regulator transcription factor encodes the protein MPHVLLVDDEAALCESLTYTLQKEGYTVTTAADGHSAIKQFHKQVPDVILLDLMLPEVDGMEVCWRIRAFSNVPIVMLTAKDEDIDKIWGLEAGADDYITKPFNTRELLARIKAVLRRRSGEQPS
- a CDS encoding RrF2 family transcriptional regulator, translating into MRLPNKFEYSLLAMLALVDSYQNGDPMQIKQIAELKGIQNRYLEQLLATLRCQGLINSIRGAKGGYILARDPRKITVLDVLTAIEGVEIDAPANNTTIDTMESSIVEEVWQEACQAANFVFQKHSLQDLWERRSKRQQMELMYYI